A part of Oceanidesulfovibrio indonesiensis genomic DNA contains:
- a CDS encoding hemolysin family protein has protein sequence MDEGSESGFWPFLSKLFSTRNGSSIEQYILEAKREGKLDTDEVTMLLNVLRLGRRQVQEIMVPRTDIVCVEEGAPLSEIVAGIIESGHSRIPVYHENRDNIIGIVHAKDLLKTLVHSDGDQCVPATTELGDLIRTPFFIPETKNVLELLQEFRLNKIHLAIALDEYGGTSGLVTFEDVLEEIVGEIEDEYDAPRPDEIQPMDDGSYLLSGRTSLEDLQIHTGLDLESDQVETVGGYISEHAGRVPLEGERFQLDDHEFEIKEADQKQIRWIVLRPASHDETQMADEH, from the coding sequence TTGGACGAAGGCTCAGAGAGCGGTTTTTGGCCGTTTCTCAGTAAACTTTTCAGCACGAGAAACGGCTCTTCCATCGAGCAGTACATTCTCGAAGCCAAACGCGAGGGGAAGCTCGACACCGACGAAGTGACCATGCTCCTCAATGTTCTGCGCCTCGGCAGACGCCAGGTCCAGGAGATCATGGTGCCACGGACGGATATCGTCTGCGTGGAGGAAGGCGCCCCTCTGTCCGAGATCGTGGCGGGCATAATCGAGTCGGGTCACTCCCGCATTCCCGTCTATCACGAAAACCGCGACAACATTATCGGCATCGTTCACGCCAAGGACCTGCTCAAGACGCTCGTGCATTCCGACGGCGATCAATGCGTACCGGCCACCACCGAGTTGGGCGACCTCATACGTACGCCATTTTTCATTCCGGAAACCAAGAACGTCCTCGAACTGCTCCAGGAATTCCGGCTCAACAAGATACATCTGGCCATCGCTCTCGACGAGTACGGCGGAACTTCCGGCCTCGTCACATTCGAGGACGTGCTCGAAGAAATCGTCGGCGAGATCGAGGACGAATACGACGCGCCGCGGCCGGATGAAATCCAGCCCATGGACGACGGCTCGTACCTGCTATCGGGCCGCACCTCTCTGGAAGACCTGCAAATCCACACCGGGCTGGACCTCGAATCCGATCAGGTGGAGACTGTGGGCGGCTATATCAGCGAGCATGCCGGGCGCGTTCCGTTGGAAGGAGAACGCTTCCAGCTGGATGACCATGAGTTCGAGATCAAGGAAGCGGACCAGAAGCAGATCCGCTGGATTGTGCTGCGTCCGGCATCCCACGATGAAACACAAATGGCCGACGAACACTGA
- the lnt gene encoding apolipoprotein N-acyltransferase, which yields MTRRETAFAGLAIAALSFFGFANPVWHIPLAALALPGGLYCIAVGSPSQYAAFVRGLLTGGLAYAACLYWVAVPVHDYGLLPWALAAPCPALLGLAMGGYAGIFTMLSRLVGQRLPVVLAVLGAGVLWGALEGLRGILFTGFTWLCLPSAFVPWPAMVQTASLIGAQGLAAVLAALACLPAAALMRCDLKRASRMGLCIASAGGLVLLWLVGANGPLFPLEELRKVRVAMVQGNIDQSMKWEPAYQRETADRYLRAYAIAVKDAETPPELVIWPETAMPFYFQENSVLSLRVRQMADDLGVPLLLGSPGYERDGDELRYYNRAFLLDASGEIADIYDKEHLVPFGEYIPFSDYLPIDKLVHGVGDFAAGEDSGPLTLPPNGDAEQIRLGLLICYETIFPELARKRAVKGSTILVNISNDAWFGRTSAPVQHLHLSALRAVEQGRTLLRATNTGISAVVDPAGRILNATPLFEEATIHAEVALRNGLTPYGRHGGLVLPALVGMGILLVFYAARKKHKA from the coding sequence ATGACACGACGCGAAACGGCCTTTGCCGGGCTTGCCATTGCGGCGCTGAGCTTCTTTGGGTTCGCCAACCCAGTATGGCACATACCCCTCGCCGCTTTGGCATTGCCCGGCGGACTCTATTGCATCGCCGTCGGATCGCCCAGCCAGTACGCCGCCTTTGTCCGGGGTTTGCTTACTGGCGGGCTGGCCTATGCGGCGTGTCTGTACTGGGTGGCCGTGCCCGTGCACGACTACGGCCTGCTGCCGTGGGCGCTGGCGGCGCCGTGCCCTGCGTTGCTGGGGCTCGCTATGGGCGGTTACGCCGGCATATTCACCATGCTGTCGCGGCTGGTGGGACAACGGCTTCCGGTGGTCCTGGCGGTTCTCGGGGCCGGCGTGCTGTGGGGCGCCCTGGAGGGGCTCCGCGGCATCCTGTTCACCGGCTTCACCTGGCTGTGCCTGCCCTCGGCGTTCGTGCCGTGGCCGGCCATGGTGCAGACAGCCTCGCTGATCGGAGCGCAAGGTCTCGCCGCCGTGCTTGCAGCTCTGGCCTGCCTGCCGGCTGCCGCCCTTATGCGGTGCGACCTCAAACGGGCCTCACGGATGGGACTGTGCATCGCCTCTGCCGGCGGCCTTGTGCTGCTGTGGCTCGTCGGCGCGAACGGACCACTCTTTCCCCTGGAAGAACTGCGTAAAGTGCGCGTAGCCATGGTGCAGGGCAATATTGATCAGAGCATGAAATGGGAACCGGCGTATCAGCGTGAAACCGCGGACCGTTATCTGCGGGCTTATGCAATAGCTGTGAAGGACGCGGAAACGCCGCCGGAACTCGTCATCTGGCCTGAAACCGCCATGCCCTTCTACTTCCAGGAAAACAGCGTCCTGTCCCTGCGGGTGCGGCAGATGGCCGACGACCTGGGCGTGCCTCTACTGCTGGGATCGCCCGGCTATGAGCGTGACGGCGACGAACTGCGCTACTACAACCGCGCGTTCCTGCTCGATGCCAGTGGCGAGATAGCCGACATCTATGACAAGGAACACCTCGTCCCGTTCGGCGAATACATTCCTTTCAGCGACTACCTGCCGATCGACAAACTGGTGCACGGGGTGGGAGACTTCGCAGCAGGCGAGGATTCCGGCCCGCTGACCCTGCCTCCCAACGGCGACGCAGAGCAGATCAGGCTTGGCCTGCTCATCTGCTACGAAACCATCTTTCCCGAACTGGCGCGCAAACGCGCGGTCAAGGGATCCACCATTCTCGTCAACATCTCGAACGACGCGTGGTTCGGACGCACCTCCGCGCCAGTGCAGCACCTGCACCTGTCGGCCTTGCGCGCCGTGGAGCAGGGCCGCACCCTGCTGCGCGCAACCAACACCGGCATATCAGCCGTCGTGGACCCGGCAGGACGCATTCTGAACGCGACCCCTCTGTTCGAGGAAGCGACCATCCATGCTGAAGTCGCGCTGCGCAACGGCCTCACGCCGTACGGACGTCATGGTGGTCTCGTCTTGCCGGCGCTGGTGGGAATGGGTATACTTTTGGTGTTCTACGCCGCTCGCAAAAAACATAAAGCCTGA
- the prfB gene encoding peptide chain release factor 2 (programmed frameshift) → MLQLTDLKTQTTPLLEQFESLWRRLDLDQTKTRLEAIEHELAKPESWEKPETMTPLLQEKSRLEDKMADWKSLLKAKQDLEEWLVFAQEDDSQEILENLGTQLKVLDEKLKQTEMKLLLAEPEDKNDAILEIHPGAGGTEAQDWAEMLLRMYRRWAERNDMKASILDLLPGDEAGIKSVALNIKGDNAYGLLKGETGIHRLIRISPFDSSGRRHTSFASVSVFPDIDDEIVVDVKEEDLRVDVFRSSGPGGQSVNTTSSAVRVTHIPTGIVAQCQNEKSQLRNKETAIKILKARLYEQELKRRQEERQSEYDSKEAIAWGSQIRTYTLQPYRLVKDHRSGSEMGDVEAVLDGRINSLIRDYLLFRHGETSN, encoded by the exons ATGTTGCAACTTACTGATTTGAAGACGCAGACCACCCCGCTTCTTGAACAATTCGAATCTCTCTGGAGGCGTCTT GACCTCGATCAGACCAAAACACGCCTCGAAGCCATAGAACACGAACTCGCCAAGCCGGAGTCGTGGGAAAAGCCGGAAACCATGACCCCGCTGCTCCAGGAAAAAAGCCGGCTGGAAGACAAGATGGCCGACTGGAAAAGCCTGCTGAAAGCCAAGCAGGACCTGGAGGAGTGGCTCGTCTTCGCCCAGGAGGACGACTCCCAGGAAATTCTGGAGAACCTCGGGACTCAGTTGAAAGTGCTCGATGAGAAGCTCAAGCAGACCGAGATGAAACTGCTTCTGGCCGAGCCCGAGGACAAGAACGACGCGATTCTGGAAATCCACCCCGGCGCCGGCGGCACGGAAGCGCAGGACTGGGCCGAAATGCTGCTGCGCATGTACCGCCGATGGGCGGAACGCAACGACATGAAAGCCTCCATCCTGGATCTGCTGCCCGGCGACGAGGCCGGCATCAAAAGCGTGGCCCTGAACATCAAAGGCGACAACGCCTACGGATTGCTCAAGGGCGAGACAGGCATTCATCGCCTTATCCGCATTTCGCCGTTCGACTCTTCAGGAAGACGCCACACCTCCTTTGCCTCGGTCTCGGTGTTTCCGGACATCGACGACGAAATCGTGGTGGATGTGAAGGAAGAGGACCTGCGCGTGGACGTCTTCCGTTCCAGCGGTCCCGGCGGCCAGTCCGTGAACACCACGAGTTCTGCCGTGCGCGTCACGCATATTCCCACCGGCATCGTAGCCCAGTGCCAGAACGAGAAGTCCCAGCTGCGAAACAAGGAGACCGCCATCAAAATCCTCAAGGCGCGCCTCTACGAACAGGAACTCAAACGCCGCCAGGAAGAGCGGCAAAGCGAGTACGACAGCAAGGAAGCCATCGCCTGGGGCAGCCAGATCCGCACCTACACGCTGCAACCCTATCGACTGGTCAAGGACCACCGCTCCGGCAGCGAAATGGGCGACGTGGAAGCCGTTCTCGACGGCCGCATCAACTCGCTCATTCGCGACTATCTGCTGTTCAGACATGGGGAGACATCCAACTGA
- a CDS encoding GGDEF domain-containing protein: MSVGNNTPEIEELKAEMTRLGERLGSAMHTDAQRSSCFRSALVRILPGLGEAEFEFIAQDPELRSWITVPLDGGDLYPHLVHLQKRLEELSYKTDHDMLTGLLNRRAFERFLEQELNRAKRQRTRLALAVLDVDDFKIINDTYGHLCGDQVLATLGRIIDDSTRAYDTAARIGGEEFAIILPGSGPLKSRALLERLLNIFRCTEFHCEGYPSFNVTFSVGLAYLRGGDHFTPKNVLEIADKALYTAKGKGKNTVEMVKIAVEELYPKATMVHSDEKRFLFG, from the coding sequence ATGAGTGTCGGCAACAATACGCCCGAGATCGAAGAGCTCAAAGCGGAGATGACCAGGCTCGGCGAGCGCCTCGGCTCGGCCATGCATACTGATGCGCAGCGAAGCAGTTGCTTTCGCTCCGCTCTCGTGCGTATTCTGCCCGGGCTCGGCGAGGCCGAGTTCGAGTTCATAGCCCAGGACCCGGAGCTGCGGAGCTGGATCACCGTCCCTCTGGACGGAGGGGACCTGTACCCGCATCTCGTGCACCTGCAGAAACGGCTCGAAGAACTCTCCTACAAAACCGACCACGACATGCTCACCGGCCTGCTCAATCGCAGGGCCTTCGAGCGCTTTCTGGAGCAGGAGCTCAACCGCGCCAAAAGGCAGCGCACCCGCCTGGCGCTCGCCGTCCTGGACGTGGACGACTTCAAGATAATCAACGACACGTACGGCCATCTGTGCGGCGATCAGGTGCTCGCTACCCTTGGCCGGATCATCGACGACTCCACCCGCGCCTACGATACGGCCGCACGCATCGGCGGCGAGGAATTCGCAATCATTCTGCCCGGCTCGGGCCCTCTCAAATCACGCGCCCTGCTGGAACGCCTGCTCAACATCTTTCGCTGTACGGAGTTCCATTGCGAGGGATACCCCTCTTTCAACGTGACATTTTCAGTCGGCCTCGCCTATTTGCGCGGCGGAGACCACTTCACGCCGAAAAACGTGCTGGAAATTGCGGACAAGGCGCTATATACCGCCAAGGGAAAAGGAAAAAATACCGTGGAGATGGTTAAAATAGCCGTGGAAGAATTATATCCCAAAGCCACAATGGTCCACTCGGACGAGAAACGCTTTCTCTTCGGTTAG
- a CDS encoding MinD/ParA family protein has translation MNTNATFSISVLSGKGGVGKTNVALNLAYCLYKGRHDLLLMDCDIGLANLDVLLGITPERNIQDLLDTDVSPEQVTVPLAEGKGFDFLPAASGVPELLELDEEMQATLFERLTPLFSRYHFLFMDLGAGITPTVLSFASMAKLRLVVVTPEPTSLTDSYAMIKVLATQHNVKDFHVVVNQVESKRDEQETFGRLNAACERFLGFQVQLLGSISYDKTISEAVRRQVPLMKHAPNSPAAKDIFQLALRLAKIREERRAILEKEPILNLPSGWDFGV, from the coding sequence ATGAACACCAACGCGACGTTTTCCATCTCGGTTCTCTCCGGCAAAGGGGGAGTGGGCAAGACCAACGTGGCCCTGAACCTTGCCTACTGCCTGTACAAGGGTCGGCACGACCTCCTGCTTATGGACTGCGACATCGGCCTGGCCAACCTGGACGTGCTCCTGGGCATAACTCCGGAACGGAACATCCAGGACCTGCTGGATACCGACGTTTCACCCGAGCAGGTCACCGTGCCGCTGGCCGAAGGGAAAGGATTCGACTTCCTGCCGGCTGCATCCGGCGTGCCCGAGCTCCTGGAGTTGGACGAAGAGATGCAGGCCACCCTCTTCGAACGGCTCACACCGCTTTTCAGCCGCTACCATTTCCTGTTCATGGACCTGGGCGCCGGAATCACCCCCACAGTGCTTTCCTTTGCCAGCATGGCCAAGCTGCGCCTGGTCGTGGTCACGCCGGAGCCCACATCGCTCACAGACTCCTACGCCATGATAAAGGTCCTGGCCACGCAGCACAACGTCAAGGACTTCCATGTGGTGGTGAATCAGGTGGAGTCCAAACGCGACGAGCAGGAAACCTTCGGCAGACTGAATGCGGCGTGTGAGCGGTTCCTCGGCTTTCAAGTCCAACTGCTCGGCAGCATCAGCTACGACAAGACCATCTCGGAAGCGGTGCGCCGACAGGTTCCTCTCATGAAACATGCGCCGAACAGCCCCGCCGCCAAGGATATCTTCCAGCTTGCGCTACGGCTTGCCAAGATTCGCGAGGAGCGCCGCGCAATCCTGGAAAAGGAGCCGATCCTCAATCTGCCCTCTGGTTGGGATTTCGGAGTCTGA
- a CDS encoding HU family DNA-binding protein, with protein MNKSELIKKLSEETHIPLDEAALVVNTFVGSVKESLFSGDRVEIRGFGSFKIKEYGGYTGRNPKTGEIVDVHAKHLPFFRAGKELKEYLNQ; from the coding sequence ATGAACAAGAGCGAGCTTATCAAGAAGCTGTCCGAAGAGACGCATATCCCACTGGACGAAGCGGCTTTGGTGGTGAACACCTTCGTCGGTTCGGTCAAGGAATCCCTCTTCAGCGGGGATCGGGTGGAAATCCGCGGATTCGGATCGTTCAAGATCAAAGAATATGGCGGCTACACGGGCCGCAATCCCAAAACCGGCGAGATCGTGGACGTGCACGCAAAACACCTGCCCTTCTTCCGCGCTGGTAAAGAACTCAAGGAATATCTCAACCAATGA
- a CDS encoding UshA-like (seleno)protein family 2 has product MTFSRCATGLVVALLLCVLSACSFQASPAYAREPVLVLLFSSDSKGHFDPCPSUGGQLVGGLARRAASIKSIETVVPPERILLLAGQHEFLDPRDRSGGPKTRHASAFVDAYARMGYDGVYPSVVEADWLQEYSGDLPDFFRPAGHAGFVDTFTVGERTIAVVVYPEPARGPFPTDEQTAWVEQTIAALAGEADLVVGVCNWSKSGEEAYLEQAKNLPDILLGGGPGPSHPEMLAHNGRTLWARSFTKGRTVNKITLYEWPEAKAGRTWHLGQNVLAETIVLDDSIRGDAEIDALFQP; this is encoded by the coding sequence ATGACTTTTTCGCGTTGCGCAACCGGTCTTGTCGTCGCCCTGCTCCTGTGCGTATTGAGCGCGTGCTCCTTTCAGGCATCCCCCGCTTACGCCAGAGAGCCTGTCCTCGTCCTGCTGTTCAGTTCGGACTCCAAGGGACATTTCGATCCCTGCCCCTCCTGAGGGGGCCAACTGGTAGGAGGGCTGGCCCGGCGGGCCGCCAGCATCAAGAGCATCGAGACAGTCGTGCCTCCCGAAAGGATTCTTCTCCTCGCCGGACAGCATGAGTTTCTCGACCCCCGCGACCGTTCCGGCGGTCCGAAAACCCGACACGCCTCGGCGTTTGTGGATGCATATGCACGCATGGGATATGACGGCGTGTACCCTTCGGTCGTGGAGGCTGACTGGCTACAGGAGTATTCCGGAGACCTGCCGGATTTCTTCCGGCCTGCAGGGCATGCCGGTTTCGTGGACACATTCACCGTGGGCGAACGCACCATCGCTGTGGTCGTGTATCCGGAGCCGGCGCGCGGCCCCTTCCCCACGGACGAACAAACTGCTTGGGTCGAACAGACTATCGCCGCGCTCGCCGGCGAAGCAGACCTCGTGGTGGGCGTGTGCAACTGGAGCAAATCCGGAGAAGAGGCGTACCTGGAGCAGGCAAAGAACCTGCCGGACATCCTCCTGGGCGGGGGGCCAGGTCCCAGCCACCCGGAAATGCTCGCCCACAATGGCAGGACTCTCTGGGCGCGTTCTTTCACCAAGGGCCGCACGGTGAACAAGATCACGCTGTACGAATGGCCGGAAGCGAAAGCAGGCCGTACCTGGCACCTGGGACAGAACGTTCTGGCTGAGACCATTGTTCTGGACGATTCGATCCGTGGCGACGCCGAAATAGACGCGCTGTTCCAGCCCTGA
- the dapF gene encoding diaminopimelate epimerase, with protein MQGCGNDFVLIDNRELGVPVEVMAEWACAISPRAFRVGADGVIFLENPPEGSEVDYIWHFYNADGSRAEMCGNASRCAARLAARIGLAPARHVLGTDAGPVQAEVDELSGRAKVQLTPPKNLQLGMKITVAGTEFEVHHVDTGVPHTVLFYEDASSVDVAGLGRAIRFHEAFAPAGTNVNFVQVVSPERMELRTYERGVEAETLACGTGAAASVVVANALGRSSARVELRTTGKELLTISLEDGDVFLEGSASFVYHGEFEPVDLGLTL; from the coding sequence ATGCAAGGGTGCGGCAACGACTTCGTGCTCATCGACAACCGTGAGTTAGGCGTCCCAGTGGAAGTCATGGCCGAATGGGCCTGCGCCATATCCCCTCGCGCGTTCCGCGTGGGCGCGGACGGCGTCATCTTTCTGGAGAACCCGCCCGAAGGCTCGGAAGTCGACTACATCTGGCATTTCTATAATGCGGACGGCTCCCGCGCCGAGATGTGCGGCAACGCCTCCCGTTGCGCCGCGCGTCTGGCCGCGCGCATCGGCCTGGCCCCGGCGCGCCACGTGCTGGGCACGGACGCCGGTCCGGTGCAAGCCGAGGTGGACGAACTGTCCGGCCGCGCAAAGGTGCAGCTCACCCCGCCCAAAAACCTCCAGCTCGGCATGAAAATCACTGTGGCCGGTACTGAATTCGAGGTCCATCACGTGGACACGGGCGTCCCGCATACGGTACTTTTCTACGAGGATGCGTCCTCCGTGGACGTAGCGGGACTTGGTCGCGCTATACGGTTCCACGAAGCTTTCGCTCCAGCAGGAACCAACGTCAACTTCGTCCAGGTTGTCTCGCCGGAGCGAATGGAGCTGCGCACCTACGAGCGCGGCGTGGAAGCTGAAACGCTGGCATGCGGCACCGGCGCCGCCGCTTCGGTCGTTGTGGCCAACGCCCTGGGCCGTTCGAGCGCCCGGGTGGAGCTGCGCACCACCGGTAAGGAGCTGCTGACCATATCACTGGAGGACGGCGACGTCTTTCTGGAAGGCTCTGCGAGCTTCGTATATCATGGGGAATTCGAGCCGGTTGATCTGGGCTTGACCCTGTAA
- a CDS encoding SPASM domain-containing protein, whose amino-acid sequence MLHAAWDYLCRLNPIYFEWIQVDLSTRVATRSPLHPAMSYRESWIAKDLSFSVFSRLTPVLERTKSVFLHGWGDPFANPSFFTMARICKERRCTVCTATRGGLLDAAGWDRVVESGIDQVAFPIDALEDHTSRERTGIGLNETCEAIAMLQEAKRRADSAKPAIDVRYTLTRSRLDEVMLLPEFLQRVGVDSAIVATPSFVASEDLAEECLVPRRHEQLRWLLSHLDTLFFKGLEYGVVIRYFAISPGVKRRTCIENVTESIYVGADGRVSPCAMGALPLDDDVTHWYLGDKVAYRPLVFGSLDELQLEDIWHSDEYRRFRRPFYWNRLSSRCENCLNPFRVGG is encoded by the coding sequence ATGCTGCATGCGGCGTGGGATTACCTGTGCCGGCTCAATCCCATCTACTTCGAGTGGATTCAGGTCGACCTTTCCACGCGCGTTGCTACCCGCTCGCCGCTGCATCCGGCCATGTCGTACCGTGAATCCTGGATAGCCAAGGACCTGAGCTTTTCCGTCTTCTCACGCTTGACGCCCGTTCTTGAACGAACCAAAAGCGTTTTCCTCCACGGCTGGGGCGACCCTTTCGCCAACCCCTCCTTCTTCACCATGGCGCGCATCTGCAAGGAAAGGCGGTGCACGGTGTGTACTGCCACGCGAGGCGGACTGCTGGACGCCGCAGGCTGGGACCGCGTCGTGGAGTCCGGCATCGACCAGGTTGCCTTCCCCATAGACGCTCTGGAGGACCACACCAGCCGTGAGCGGACCGGCATCGGGTTGAACGAAACGTGCGAAGCCATAGCCATGCTCCAGGAGGCCAAGCGCCGTGCGGACAGCGCCAAACCTGCCATTGATGTGCGCTACACGCTCACCAGGTCTCGCCTCGACGAAGTGATGCTGCTGCCGGAGTTTTTGCAGCGGGTGGGCGTGGATAGCGCCATCGTGGCGACCCCGTCCTTTGTGGCCTCGGAAGACCTGGCGGAAGAGTGTCTGGTGCCGCGCCGGCACGAGCAGCTACGCTGGCTGCTCTCACATCTCGATACGTTGTTTTTCAAGGGGCTGGAATATGGGGTAGTTATCCGATATTTCGCCATATCCCCCGGCGTGAAACGCAGGACCTGTATCGAAAACGTCACCGAATCCATATACGTCGGCGCGGACGGTCGGGTCTCCCCCTGCGCCATGGGCGCCCTGCCACTGGATGACGACGTGACTCACTGGTACCTCGGAGACAAGGTGGCGTACCGGCCGCTGGTGTTCGGGTCCCTGGACGAATTGCAACTGGAAGACATCTGGCATTCGGACGAGTACCGGCGCTTTCGCCGACCGTTCTACTGGAACCGCCTTTCGTCGCGATGCGAGAACTGCTTGAACCCGTTCCGGGTGGGGGGCTGA
- a CDS encoding diguanylate cyclase domain-containing protein has product MVKDTIERIYCSEIMAVSPETAMGDAITLMRNNSISCIVVANDKKPVGILTERDIVRSISAFGLSFMDLPIGESHSKTVQTVHKDSFVFEAFQALAENNVRHLVVVDDVGDAVGVVTQSDLLNHLGYEYFIKVKTVDQVMNRQVYVIGMNTTLFEATKKMAEMKVSFLVICDESAKPVGVLTERDMTRLAADKHMDWNCLATEVMSSPVHTTHPGKSVYAAAEMMREKNIRRLVVVNDEGDVTGVMTQTDMIHGLESRYIDSLKTIIQEQGRELDSMVNRLSEKTLYLDSILHSSIDMGIIATDADMTIVYYNSAAEEILGVPASDALGKSIAEIHAVEHVSQERIAKAMRNVNEKQFHTFHFSRQRGCGVLHLQARLSSIQGQHNGERIGYVVTVQDITEQQQAEDTIRRLAFYDMLTGLPNRVLFYERLYSEIARARRQQSRFGLMIMDIDLFKKINDTYGHHAGDNTLKEVGQRLDSLLRKTDTAARLGGDEFAFILPDVGNNESMLRIARNILHCLAAPFAIGEHSLHVQFSIGIAMFPEHGCDSEALYICSDEAMYRAKEMGRRNGRSNVVMAD; this is encoded by the coding sequence ATGGTGAAGGATACCATTGAACGCATCTACTGTAGCGAAATCATGGCTGTTTCCCCTGAGACGGCCATGGGTGACGCTATTACCCTGATGCGAAACAATTCCATCAGTTGCATTGTCGTTGCGAACGATAAGAAGCCCGTGGGCATTCTTACCGAACGCGATATCGTCCGTTCAATTTCCGCGTTCGGCTTGAGCTTCATGGACCTGCCCATAGGCGAAAGCCATTCCAAAACCGTTCAGACCGTTCACAAAGACAGCTTTGTTTTCGAAGCGTTTCAGGCGCTTGCTGAAAACAATGTCCGTCACCTTGTGGTGGTGGACGATGTCGGTGACGCTGTCGGCGTGGTCACGCAGTCCGATCTGCTCAATCATCTCGGATATGAGTACTTCATCAAGGTCAAGACGGTGGATCAGGTCATGAACAGGCAGGTCTACGTCATCGGGATGAACACAACCCTGTTCGAGGCCACGAAGAAGATGGCCGAGATGAAGGTCAGTTTCCTCGTAATCTGCGACGAGAGCGCCAAGCCGGTCGGTGTGCTCACGGAACGCGACATGACGCGCCTGGCCGCGGACAAGCACATGGACTGGAACTGTCTGGCCACAGAGGTGATGAGCAGCCCTGTGCACACCACGCATCCCGGAAAATCCGTATACGCAGCGGCGGAGATGATGCGCGAGAAGAATATCCGCAGACTCGTGGTTGTGAACGACGAGGGCGACGTCACAGGCGTGATGACGCAGACCGACATGATCCACGGTCTCGAAAGCCGGTACATCGACAGTCTGAAGACCATCATCCAGGAGCAGGGCAGGGAGCTGGACTCGATGGTCAACAGGCTGTCCGAAAAGACGCTCTATCTGGACAGCATCCTGCACTCGTCCATCGACATGGGAATCATCGCAACGGATGCCGACATGACGATCGTCTATTACAACTCCGCGGCCGAGGAGATCCTCGGCGTTCCGGCAAGCGACGCCCTGGGGAAGTCCATTGCGGAGATACATGCCGTGGAGCATGTATCCCAGGAACGCATCGCCAAAGCCATGCGCAATGTCAATGAAAAGCAGTTCCATACGTTCCACTTCAGCAGACAACGCGGCTGCGGCGTGCTGCATCTGCAGGCCCGGTTGTCTTCCATTCAGGGACAGCACAACGGCGAACGCATCGGCTATGTGGTCACAGTGCAGGACATCACCGAGCAGCAGCAGGCCGAGGACACCATACGGCGACTCGCATTCTACGACATGCTCACCGGTCTGCCCAATCGGGTGCTTTTCTATGAGAGGCTGTACTCAGAGATTGCACGGGCGCGCAGGCAACAAAGCCGGTTCGGCCTCATGATTATGGATATCGACCTGTTCAAGAAGATCAACGATACTTACGGACACCACGCCGGCGACAATACGCTGAAAGAAGTGGGACAGCGCCTGGACAGCCTGCTCAGAAAAACGGACACCGCTGCGCGGCTGGGAGGCGACGAGTTCGCCTTCATCCTTCCGGATGTTGGCAACAATGAATCCATGCTCCGCATCGCGCGAAACATTCTTCATTGTCTCGCTGCTCCATTCGCAATCGGCGAGCACAGCCTGCACGTGCAGTTCAGCATCGGCATCGCTATGTTTCCGGAACATGGCTGCGATTCGGAAGCGCTCTACATTTGCAGCGACGAGGCCATGTATCGCGCCAAGGAGATGGGGCGACGCAACGGCCGCTCCAATGTGGTGATGGCCGACTAG